Part of the Lucilia cuprina isolate Lc7/37 chromosome 5, ASM2204524v1, whole genome shotgun sequence genome is shown below.
gtcACGACTTCTTTATGTAAAAACAGTCTCATAAAGCTCTTAAGAAACCTTTATTAgtattaagacattttttggtgagaatttttatgaaaagctaaacaaatttaaataaatttgaaaaatcgtTGGGAAACTTCTATTAACAAAtagagttttaaaaagtttataaaaacttttgagtTAAGCTGTTATTaaggtatttttatttatttgaattatacTGATACAAGCTTAAAAAATTGGATGGATTTCtaataaaagctttctttttataagtgtaaaattttttcctATAAACTTCTATTAAAGctcttaaaaatttcttaaaaacaatttgtaaaaacttttctttaaagatCTAAAGAAACCTTTATTATAAATTAGAACTTTTctgttaaaagttattaaaaaaatttaaaatacttccGACAAAAGCTGTTAgaagtttaaacattttcaaagaaGCTGCacctttaaagcttttttttaaaaagcgtTCGTAAAGTTGTATTAAAGTGTTTTTCAGTGAAAAAAGCTGGTTTTTCTGATCCATTTTTATGGGATGCTCCTAATAAACATAAAAGAGTGtctaaatgtttaaatgaatgcGTATGAGTGCAACAAACAAATGTCTTTAAACaggattttctttataaatcctTATTGTGGTTGACTGGTTgcaaagaattttctttatttctttaaaatttgtgttttttttattgaatatatgcCATTTGCAATGATTCTTTTTAGTGCTAAGAGTTGTTGATAGCTTTCATTgatagaaaataagaaaaacttgtaaaatcagcaaaaatctAGTACAAAAGcagaatattaaattaaaatgaaaatttttaagaaaattaatatttatcagAGAATttctaaagtttattttaaatttaataaactaattttaaaagaaacaactaaactttttattaaaaatatacattttttttattaattttctttctcttagtttatgtgtatttaaacaatcaataatgtttaaattaacatttccaGCATATTGCAGCTTGTCTTCAGCAACTTTGTTTTCACAAAATATGTTTGGTTGTCGTAATCGTTtcgtattattaatattttcattattatgcaCAATAATTGTATTAACTCAACAAGCTGTTGCTCTAACCATACCAACATCACAGCGCGCATCTGGCTCCTCGCCATCCTTTTCCACAGCTTCATTCTCATCATCGGAGTCATTAGTGATGATTTTGCCACAAGTTAATGCGAGTGAAGG
Proteins encoded:
- the LOC111688351 gene encoding uncharacterized protein LOC111688351, with protein sequence MFGCRNRFVLLIFSLLCTIIVLTQQAVALTIPTSQRASGSSPSFSTASFSSSESLVMILPQVNASEGKMLSVLEQETSFNNNNDNMAVLVDVLTPGQQVINAVPDKERCLDDTSANSMLNLL